In Agrococcus jenensis, the genomic window GCGAGGTCGCCCGCGAGCGCGGGCTCGACCGCGATCACCCGGACCTGCGGTCGCAGGCGCTTGAGCACCACCGCGATGCCGGAGATGAGGCCGCCGCCGCCGACGGGCACGAGCACGACGTCGAGCTCGTCGATCTGCTCGAGCAGCTCGAGCCCGATCGTGCCCTGCCCGGCGATGATGTGCGGGTCGTCGTCCGGAGGGACGACCGTCAGCCCGAGCGTGAGGGCGAGGTGCTTCGCGTGCGCCGTGGTCTCGGTCGGCGGGCGCAGGATCACCGTCGCGCCCTCCTCCCTCGTGCCGCGGACCTTCGCCTCGGGCGCCGCGTCGGGCATGACGATCGTCGCGGCGACGCCGGCCAGGCGGGCCGCCCGCGCGAGCCCGCGGCCGTGGTTCCCCGCCGAGTAGCCCACGACACCCGCCGCTCTCGCGTCGGGGCCGAGGGCGGCGATCGCGTTGGTGGCGCCGCGGAGCTTGAAGGAGCCCGTGTGCTGCAGCGACTCCGCCTTGATCCAGAGCGACCGCCCGCCCGGCGCGTGCGGCTGCGCGAGCATGACGGGCGTGCGCAAGCAGTGCTCGCCGATGCTCGCTCGCGCCCGCTGCACGTCCTCGAGCGAGATCAAGCCGTCCTGCAGGATGCTCGCCATGCTCGGTCCTCCGTCGCAGATCATGAGCGACGGAGCGGTCGTCCGCGCCCACCCACGGTGGCAGGGCCGGGCGTGAAGGACCAGCGGCCATTCGTGCACAGCATCCGGTAGCGTCGCTTCATGATCGACACCGGAGCACTGCAGGCGCTCGCCGCCGTCGAGCACCACGGCACCGTCGCCGCGGCATCCGAGGCGCTGGGCTTCAGCCCCTCGGCGGTGTCGCAGCAGATCAAGAAGCTCGAGCGCCAGACGGGCTTCCCGGTGCTCGAGCGGCGAGGGCGGGGCGTGCTCCTGACGGAGCGCGGGATGGCGCTCGCGGCGTACGGGCGCAAGCTCCTGGCCGAGCTCGAGGAGCTCGAATCCACGCTGCTGACCGACCCGACGAAGCCGCAGGGGCGGATCCGCATGGCGGCGTTCTCCACGGCGTGCCGCGGACTCGTCGCGCCGATGCTCGCCGCGCTCGCCGCCGACGGCGCGGAGCTCGACGTGCACGTGCTCGCGGAGGACCCGCGAGAGGCCATCGCCCGCGTCGCGGCGGCGGAGGCCGACATCGGCATCGTGCACGACTGGAGCTCTGTGCCGCTGCCGGAGCCGGAGCACCTCGTGCTCGAGTGGATCTGCGAGGACGTCGCCGACCTGCTGGTGCACCGCAGCCACCCTCTGGCGGCGCGCGAGGCGGTGGGCGCCGCCGACCTGCTCGACGAGCGCTGGGTGAGCTCGACGCGGGGTGCGATCTGCCACGAGGCGCTGCTGCGGATCTTCGCCGACCTCGGCCGCGTGCCCGACATCAGGGTCTACGACCCCGACTTCGCGACCCACGTCGCGCTCGTGGAGCAGGCGGTGGTCGTCGCGCTCGTGCCTCGGCTCGGCAGGCCCACGCTCCCCGAGGGCGTCGTCGCCGTGCCGGTGGACGATCCGCTCCCCGCGCGGCGGGTGGGCATCGTGCACCGCAGGACGATGACCGGCAGCCCCGGCATCCAGCACGTGGCGCGGCTGCTCCGGGCGATCGCCGCATCGCGCTGACGCCGGTCGCTACCCGCCCGTGCCGGCGGTCCGGCGGTCGACCGACGCCGCGGCGGGCTCGGACGCCGCCCAGCTCGCGAGCAGTCGCAGCGCCCCGTCGGACGCGGAGCCGGGCTCGGCGGTGAACGCGATCAGCTGCAGCCCCCGCTCCGTGCTGACGTCGAGCGCCTCGAACGAGAGGTCGATCTCGCCGACGAGCGGATGCGTGACCGCCTTCACGCCCGTCCGGTGCTCGCGCACGTCATGCGACGCCCACAGGGCGCGGAACGTGTCGCTGCAGGTCGCGAGCTCGCCCACGAGGTCGCTGAGGTCGCGGTCGCGCGGGGCGCGCCCGGCCTCGGCGCGCAGCAGGGCGACGATCTGCTGGGCCGAGTCGTCCCACTGCCGGTAGAACCGGGGCGCGCGCGGATCGAGGAAGAGGTAGCGGGCGAAGTTCGCCGGCTGGCGCGGGCTGTCGAAGAGCTCGGAGAACAGCGCGCGACCCAGGGCGTTGACGCCCACGACGTCGAGCCGTCCGCTCTGCACCACCACCGGGATGCCGTGCATCGCGTCGAGGAGCTGCTGCATGCCGGGCCGGATCGCCTGCGTCCGGGGCCGTGCTCGACGCCGCGCGGGAGCCGCGCCGTCGTTCGCGGCGCGCACGAGGTCGTGGAGGTGCTGGACCTCCGCGTCGTCGAGCCGCAGGGCGCGGGCGACGCCCTCGAGCACCGACGCCGAGACGCCCGTCGCGTTGCCGCGCTCGAGGCGCACGTAGTACTCGACGCTCACGCCCGCGACGAGCGCGACCTCCTCGCGGCGGAGGCCCGCGACGCGGCGACGGCCGCCGAAGTCCGGCAGCCCCAGGTCGGCAGGGGTGAGCCGCGCCCGACGCGTGGTCAGGAACTCGCGGATGTCGTCCCGGATGTCCATGGGGTCGACGCTAGGCCACCCCCGGCGCCCCAGGGAGGTACGGCCAGTGACCCTATCGACCGGGTCTCCCTCGGGCCGCGGCGCGCACGTTGACTGGGGGCATCCGCAACGGACACCGGCCGCTGGGCCGACACCCGAGAGAAGGAAGCACCCACCATGGCTGACCCCAAGGTCTGGCTCATCACCGGCGCGAGCCGCGGCATGGGCATCGACATCGCCCACGCAGCGCTCTCGGCAGGGCACGCCGTCGTCGCGACGGGCCGCGACGCGCGGCGCGTCGCCGACGCCCTCGGCGAGCACGACCGCCTGCTGGCGGTCGCGCTCGACGTCACCGACCCCGCGTCCGCCGAGCGCGCCACCGCCGCCGCGGTCGAGCGCTTCGGTCGCATCGACGTGCTCGTCAACAACGCGGGCAACTTCTACGCCGGCTACTTCGAGACCCTGAGCCCCGAGCAGGTGCGCGCGCAGATGGAGACGAACTTCTTCGGCCCGCTCAACGTCACGCGCGCGGTCCTGCCGGTCCTCCGCGCGCAGCGCTCCGGCCAGATCATCACGGTCACGTCGACCGCGGGCTTCGTCGGCGGCGGCTTCACGTCGGCCTACGCCGCCTCGAAGCACGCCCTCGAGGGCTGGATGGAGTCGCTCGCGGAGGAGGTCGCGCCGTTCGGCATCGACACCATGTCGGTCGAGCCCGGCTTCTTCCGCACCGAGCTGCTCGTCGAGGGCTCGTCGACCCTCTGGCCCGAGCTCGAGATCGAGGACTACGCCGAGGGCACCGCGCAGACCATCGAGGCGTGGCGCGGCATGCACGGCACCCAGGTCGGCGACCCGGCGAAGCTGGCCGCGGCGCTCGTGACCCTCTCGGACGGCGGCGCGCTCCCCGGCCGCTTCATCGCAGGGGCCGACGCCATGGCCGGCATCGAGCAGAA contains:
- a CDS encoding SDR family oxidoreductase, whose amino-acid sequence is MADPKVWLITGASRGMGIDIAHAALSAGHAVVATGRDARRVADALGEHDRLLAVALDVTDPASAERATAAAVERFGRIDVLVNNAGNFYAGYFETLSPEQVRAQMETNFFGPLNVTRAVLPVLRAQRSGQIITVTSTAGFVGGGFTSAYAASKHALEGWMESLAEEVAPFGIDTMSVEPGFFRTELLVEGSSTLWPELEIEDYAEGTAQTIEAWRGMHGTQVGDPAKLAAALVTLSDGGALPGRFIAGADAMAGIEQKQATVQQQIDAHRELSASLSHDA
- a CDS encoding threonine ammonia-lyase codes for the protein MASILQDGLISLEDVQRARASIGEHCLRTPVMLAQPHAPGGRSLWIKAESLQHTGSFKLRGATNAIAALGPDARAAGVVGYSAGNHGRGLARAARLAGVAATIVMPDAAPEAKVRGTREEGATVILRPPTETTAHAKHLALTLGLTVVPPDDDPHIIAGQGTIGLELLEQIDELDVVLVPVGGGGLISGIAVVLKRLRPQVRVIAVEPALAGDLAEGFAAGERKRWSRDVTGRTIADGLRSTNVGDLPWVHIQALVDDVVTVSEASIVEAMRWLSDATGLAVEPSGAVAAAAVLEHAATIGDGTVAAIATGGNIDPAVFAALVAR
- a CDS encoding helix-turn-helix domain-containing protein, producing MDIRDDIREFLTTRRARLTPADLGLPDFGGRRRVAGLRREEVALVAGVSVEYYVRLERGNATGVSASVLEGVARALRLDDAEVQHLHDLVRAANDGAAPARRRARPRTQAIRPGMQQLLDAMHGIPVVVQSGRLDVVGVNALGRALFSELFDSPRQPANFARYLFLDPRAPRFYRQWDDSAQQIVALLRAEAGRAPRDRDLSDLVGELATCSDTFRALWASHDVREHRTGVKAVTHPLVGEIDLSFEALDVSTERGLQLIAFTAEPGSASDGALRLLASWAASEPAAASVDRRTAGTGG
- a CDS encoding LysR family transcriptional regulator, with protein sequence MIDTGALQALAAVEHHGTVAAASEALGFSPSAVSQQIKKLERQTGFPVLERRGRGVLLTERGMALAAYGRKLLAELEELESTLLTDPTKPQGRIRMAAFSTACRGLVAPMLAALAADGAELDVHVLAEDPREAIARVAAAEADIGIVHDWSSVPLPEPEHLVLEWICEDVADLLVHRSHPLAAREAVGAADLLDERWVSSTRGAICHEALLRIFADLGRVPDIRVYDPDFATHVALVEQAVVVALVPRLGRPTLPEGVVAVPVDDPLPARRVGIVHRRTMTGSPGIQHVARLLRAIAASR